From one Tsukamurella tyrosinosolvens genomic stretch:
- a CDS encoding CGNR zinc finger domain-containing protein, whose amino-acid sequence MKFAHDTEPSLLMAADLVNTDYGDEERLGTVEALKEYLRRHEFTGWSSAAARDVAPIHDLRAELTRVFAAQHPDAVAGIVNEMLAATPQQPRLTRHGSWDWHLHFIDDDAPIPVRVRVECAMALVDLVRSGNVDRLKTCAADDCDRVLVDLSKNRSRRFCTEGNCGNRTHVAAYRERRATSSGMRRDES is encoded by the coding sequence ATGAAATTCGCACATGACACGGAGCCGTCCCTGCTCATGGCGGCCGACCTGGTGAACACCGACTACGGCGACGAGGAACGGCTCGGCACCGTCGAGGCCCTCAAGGAGTACCTGCGCCGGCACGAGTTCACGGGCTGGAGCAGCGCCGCGGCGCGCGACGTGGCCCCGATCCACGACCTGCGCGCCGAGTTGACGCGCGTCTTCGCCGCGCAGCACCCCGACGCCGTGGCCGGGATCGTCAACGAGATGCTCGCGGCGACGCCGCAGCAGCCCCGGCTCACCCGGCACGGCAGCTGGGACTGGCACCTGCACTTCATCGACGACGACGCGCCGATCCCCGTGCGTGTCCGGGTGGAGTGCGCGATGGCCCTCGTCGACCTGGTCCGCAGCGGCAACGTCGACCGGCTCAAGACCTGCGCGGCGGACGATTGTGACCGAGTTCTCGTGGACCTGTCGAAGAACCGCTCGCGGCGCTTCTGCACCGAGGGGAACTGCGGCAATCGGACGCACGTCGCCGCCTACCGGGAGCGGCGCGCGACGAGTTCCGGTATGCGGCGCGACGAGAGTTGA
- a CDS encoding EamA family transporter: MGRGIAIALLSGFAFAMSGPFGKPLLAAGWSPAGVVLVRIWIAAIVTLIPMLIVGRARLATLRYAPFTVLAYGLLAVIGVQLAYFNAIAHMSVTVALLIEFSAPLLVLVYLWARFGRRPTLRTVLGAALAVAGLVAVVGAASGGAVVTPIGLAWAFVSLVGLAAYFLLAEDGTRADDIDVASIEGAKPAVDQLALAVGGLLVGAVVLSLTSLAGITPVRISTAPVVLGGLGTTPWWVPAVVIGAVATGLAYVAGILAINMVGPTLASFLGFSEVIASGVVAWLMLGEALTPVQIVGAVAIVAGVIAVKRGEQRGTAGAPRPGAPANPHDGARTPPARTA; this comes from the coding sequence ATGGGTCGGGGAATCGCAATCGCACTACTGTCGGGTTTCGCCTTCGCGATGTCCGGCCCGTTCGGCAAGCCGCTGCTCGCCGCGGGATGGAGCCCGGCAGGCGTCGTGCTGGTGCGCATCTGGATCGCGGCGATCGTGACGCTCATCCCGATGCTCATCGTCGGGCGGGCCCGCCTGGCGACGCTGCGGTACGCGCCGTTCACGGTGCTGGCGTACGGGCTGCTCGCCGTGATCGGCGTCCAGCTCGCGTACTTCAACGCGATCGCGCACATGTCGGTCACCGTCGCGCTGCTCATCGAGTTCTCCGCGCCGCTGCTGGTGCTGGTGTACCTGTGGGCCCGGTTCGGGCGGCGCCCCACCCTGCGCACCGTCCTCGGCGCCGCGCTCGCCGTCGCCGGCCTGGTCGCGGTCGTCGGCGCGGCCTCCGGCGGTGCCGTCGTCACCCCGATCGGCCTCGCCTGGGCCTTCGTCTCGCTCGTCGGCCTCGCCGCGTATTTCCTGCTCGCCGAGGACGGCACCCGGGCCGACGACATCGACGTCGCGAGCATCGAGGGCGCCAAGCCCGCGGTCGACCAGCTCGCGCTGGCCGTCGGCGGCCTGCTCGTCGGCGCGGTCGTCCTGTCCCTGACGTCTCTCGCCGGCATCACGCCCGTGCGCATCTCGACCGCCCCCGTCGTGCTCGGCGGCCTCGGCACCACCCCGTGGTGGGTGCCCGCCGTCGTGATCGGTGCCGTCGCCACCGGCCTGGCGTACGTCGCGGGGATCCTCGCCATCAACATGGTGGGCCCCACGCTGGCGTCGTTCCTCGGCTTCTCCGAGGTCATCGCCTCGGGCGTCGTGGCCTGGCTCATGCTGGGCGAGGCGCTGACCCCGGTCCAGATCGTCGGCGCCGTCGCGATCGTCGCGGGGGTGATCGCCGTCAAGCGGGGCGAGCAGCGCGGAACGGCGGGCGCTCCGCGGCCAGGCGCGCCAGCCAATCCGCACGATGGAGCTCGTACTCCACCCGCGCGTACGGCGTGA